A genomic region of Trichothermofontia sichuanensis B231 contains the following coding sequences:
- the fabG gene encoding 3-oxoacyl-ACP reductase FabG — protein sequence MNNRHVLLTGGAGGLGMGVTPAVLRQGAASVTIPYRQHYEVERLKGILSPAARSRVHFVELDLTDEAGIATLVDGMERVDVLIHLVGGFSMQPVHELSLDDWQQSFTINLTTTFLTCKHCLRRMRQQGYGRIVTISSRGAVQPGAQQAAYSAAKAGVVALTQAIAQETKGMDITANVVLPGTIDTPANREAMGSANADQWVKPESLAETICFLASEAARDLRGAAVPVYGNG from the coding sequence ATGAATAATCGACACGTTTTACTGACAGGGGGAGCCGGTGGTCTCGGCATGGGCGTCACGCCCGCTGTTCTGCGTCAGGGGGCAGCCTCGGTGACCATCCCCTATCGCCAACACTATGAAGTAGAACGCTTAAAAGGGATTTTGTCCCCAGCAGCGCGATCGCGGGTGCACTTTGTCGAATTAGATTTAACGGACGAAGCTGGCATCGCTACTCTGGTGGATGGGATGGAGCGCGTGGATGTCCTCATTCACCTGGTTGGGGGCTTTTCCATGCAACCCGTACATGAACTTAGCCTAGACGACTGGCAGCAGAGTTTTACAATTAACCTTACGACCACCTTCCTAACCTGCAAGCATTGTCTGCGGCGAATGCGACAACAGGGCTATGGGCGCATTGTTACCATTAGTTCGCGGGGGGCGGTGCAACCGGGTGCCCAGCAAGCAGCCTACAGTGCGGCCAAAGCAGGAGTTGTGGCGTTAACCCAGGCGATCGCCCAGGAAACGAAGGGGATGGATATTACGGCTAATGTGGTGCTACCCGGCACGATCGATACCCCTGCCAATCGGGAAGCAATGGGATCGGCCAATGCTGACCAGTGGGTCAAGCCAGAATCCCTGGCCGAAACGATCTGCTTCCTGGCATCCGAGGCGGCGCGGGATCTGCGGGGGGCTGCGGTTCCT
- the eno gene encoding phosphopyruvate hydratase codes for MIDRLETEIDEICAREILDSRGRPTIEAEVYLVNGAYGLAQVPSGASTGSFEAHELRDDDPSRYGGKGTLKAVQNVEETIAPNLLDLDAVNQEMIDRVMLDLDGTPNKTKLGANAILAVSLAVAKASAAALNLPLYRYLGGPLANLLPVPLMNVINGGVHASNNVDFQEFMIVPHGAPSFQEALRWGAEVFASLAKVLKDKGLLSGVGDEGGFAPNLGSNQEALDLLISAIELAGYKPGEQVALALDVAASEFYQDGQYVYDGAAHAPSALIDYLEKLVGSYPIVSIEDGLHEEDWDNWQLLTQRLGSRVQLVGDDLFVTNISRLQKGIDMGVANSILIKLNQIGSLTETLQAIELATRNRYRSVISHRSGETEDTTIADLAVATRAGQIKTGSLCRSERVAKYNRLLRIEAELGEQAVYAGAVGLGPR; via the coding sequence ATGATCGACAGGTTAGAAACCGAAATTGATGAAATTTGTGCCCGTGAAATCCTCGACTCGCGGGGTCGTCCCACCATTGAAGCGGAGGTCTACCTGGTTAATGGGGCCTATGGGTTAGCCCAGGTACCCAGCGGTGCCTCCACGGGCAGCTTTGAAGCCCATGAACTGCGCGACGATGATCCCAGCCGCTATGGTGGCAAAGGGACCCTCAAGGCCGTCCAGAATGTGGAGGAAACGATCGCGCCGAACCTGCTGGATCTGGATGCCGTCAACCAGGAGATGATTGATCGGGTCATGCTCGATCTAGATGGTACTCCCAACAAAACCAAGCTGGGCGCGAATGCCATTCTGGCGGTTTCCCTGGCAGTGGCCAAAGCCAGTGCCGCAGCCCTCAACCTACCCCTCTATCGCTACTTGGGCGGTCCCCTGGCTAACCTGCTGCCGGTCCCGTTAATGAATGTGATCAATGGCGGTGTCCATGCCAGCAATAATGTCGACTTCCAGGAATTTATGATCGTGCCCCACGGTGCGCCCTCGTTCCAAGAGGCGCTGCGCTGGGGGGCTGAGGTGTTCGCATCCCTGGCCAAGGTCTTGAAGGATAAGGGATTGCTCTCCGGTGTGGGCGATGAGGGCGGGTTTGCCCCCAACCTGGGATCTAATCAAGAGGCTTTGGATTTGCTAATCTCGGCGATCGAACTGGCGGGTTACAAGCCTGGGGAGCAGGTGGCGTTGGCCTTAGATGTCGCTGCCAGTGAATTTTATCAAGATGGTCAATATGTCTACGATGGCGCTGCCCATGCCCCTAGTGCATTGATTGACTACTTAGAAAAGCTGGTGGGCAGTTATCCGATTGTTTCGATCGAAGATGGTCTCCATGAGGAAGACTGGGACAACTGGCAGTTGCTCACCCAACGTCTAGGCAGTCGGGTGCAATTGGTGGGGGATGATCTGTTTGTCACCAATATAAGCCGGTTGCAAAAGGGGATTGATATGGGGGTAGCTAACTCGATTTTGATTAAACTCAACCAGATTGGCTCCCTCACCGAAACTCTGCAAGCGATCGAGCTGGCGACTCGCAACCGCTACCGTTCCGTCATCAGCCACCGCTCAGGGGAAACTGAAGACACGACGATCGCCGATTTAGCGGTAGCTACCCGTGCGGGACAAATCAAGACCGGGTCCCTGTGCCGTAGTGAGCGGGTTGCCAAGTATAACCGTCTGCTGCGCATTGAAGCAGAGCTAGGAGAACAGGCCGTTTACGCGGGGGCTGTTGGCCTGGGGCCGCGCTAA
- a CDS encoding cell division protein FtsX, which translates to MLEALTRLDYLLRETWLGLRRGGWMNWAAISTVTILLFLFGSGLQTSWHLERLVNQFGNQLEVSVFLKPGALADEIVPIVREMPEVANLEIVSKEQAWETLIRELGLSDIRGATAQLSGNPLVDELKVLARNPDTVPALVDRLQNLPGVEAVQYLPEVLQRLRELNQGLNWVSLTITTLLTGSAIAVIMTTIRLIVLARDREIEIMQLVGATRAWIYLPFLFQGIAFGVAGAMIAWVLLGTFQQTLGNLLAGQPDFIRFLFSQGSGRGSLHALPDFVLLPLILISFGSVIGLTGSFFAVQRSVR; encoded by the coding sequence GTGCTAGAAGCCCTGACCCGACTGGATTACCTGTTGCGCGAAACTTGGCTGGGGTTGCGGCGGGGCGGCTGGATGAATTGGGCTGCGATCAGTACGGTGACAATTCTGTTGTTCCTATTTGGCAGCGGTCTACAAACCTCCTGGCATTTGGAGCGACTGGTCAACCAATTTGGGAACCAACTGGAGGTATCGGTGTTCCTGAAACCGGGGGCCTTAGCAGATGAAATTGTCCCGATCGTCCGGGAGATGCCCGAAGTGGCCAATTTGGAGATTGTCTCGAAGGAGCAAGCCTGGGAAACTCTGATTAGGGAACTGGGCCTGTCTGATATTCGCGGCGCAACGGCACAACTGAGCGGGAATCCCCTGGTCGACGAACTCAAGGTCTTAGCTCGTAATCCTGATACGGTTCCGGCTTTGGTCGATCGCCTCCAGAACCTCCCTGGCGTTGAAGCGGTGCAATACCTACCCGAAGTGCTTCAGCGTCTGCGGGAACTGAATCAGGGCTTAAATTGGGTGAGTTTGACCATCACGACATTGCTGACGGGTAGTGCGATCGCGGTGATTATGACGACGATTCGGCTGATTGTCCTGGCCCGCGATCGCGAGATTGAAATTATGCAACTGGTGGGGGCGACCCGCGCCTGGATTTACTTGCCCTTTCTATTCCAGGGGATTGCCTTTGGGGTGGCGGGAGCCATGATTGCCTGGGTATTGTTGGGTACGTTCCAGCAAACCCTGGGGAATTTACTGGCAGGACAACCTGACTTTATTCGCTTTCTCTTCAGTCAGGGGTCAGGCCGGGGGAGTCTACACGCCCTGCCCGATTTTGTGCTGTTGCCGCTGATTTTGATCAGCTTTGGCAGTGTCATCGGCCTGACGGGCAGCTTTTTTGCTGTTCAGCGATCGGTGCGTTGA
- the ftsE gene encoding cell division ATP-binding protein FtsE, with protein MRPAPVKSPPVSASTPSLTASSVAPSPAIAPNPVPPDPVASNPDTPPTPAATTPPAPIIQLKGVTKVYSNGSYGLNQVNLAVKRGSFLFITGPSGSGKTTFLKLLYGAEQPTHGDVIIDGIHLNQLRGDRLARFRRRLGIVFQDYKLIPRRTVAENVAFALWAQGFSRQEIDRRLGPTLRMVGLANKADCFPEQLSGGEQQRVSLARAIVGTPPLLLADEPTGNLDPDNSLQVLKILRKLNSFGITILVTTHDEQLVRLSNCPVIQIHRGRLSHLR; from the coding sequence ATGAGACCTGCACCTGTGAAATCCCCTCCCGTCTCTGCATCCACGCCGTCATTAACCGCGTCCTCAGTAGCCCCCTCCCCTGCTATTGCGCCGAATCCTGTGCCCCCCGATCCGGTGGCCTCAAATCCAGACACACCGCCAACACCGGCAGCGACCACGCCCCCTGCGCCGATTATTCAACTCAAGGGCGTCACCAAGGTATATAGCAATGGCAGCTATGGTCTGAATCAGGTCAATCTGGCGGTCAAACGGGGGAGTTTCCTCTTTATTACCGGTCCCTCTGGGTCGGGCAAAACCACTTTTCTCAAGCTCCTCTACGGTGCAGAACAGCCCACCCACGGCGATGTCATTATCGATGGGATTCACCTGAACCAGTTACGGGGCGATCGCTTGGCCCGGTTTCGGCGGCGCTTGGGGATCGTATTCCAGGACTATAAGCTAATTCCCCGACGCACGGTTGCCGAGAATGTGGCATTTGCGCTCTGGGCACAGGGCTTTTCCCGCCAGGAGATCGATCGCCGGTTAGGGCCAACCCTGCGGATGGTGGGGTTAGCCAACAAAGCCGATTGTTTCCCGGAGCAGTTGTCCGGCGGCGAGCAGCAACGGGTAAGCCTAGCACGGGCGATCGTCGGCACACCGCCTTTACTACTAGCCGATGAACCCACGGGCAATCTGGACCCCGATAATTCCCTCCAAGTCCTCAAAATTCTGCGCAAGCTCAATTCCTTTGGCATCACGATTCTCGTGACCACCCATGATGAACAATTAGTGCGCCTATCCAACTGTCCAGTGATTCAGATCCATCGGGGGCGCTTATCCCACTTACGTTAA
- a CDS encoding Uma2 family endonuclease: MVVDIWWAIVTISVIKTPERTLALPDHTQLPDSDGTFVKNFQEHPQSIILTSSILPVLNEIHPDQQFCIGQDCGIYWRLTDPPQKGAECPDWFYVPNVPPMLNGQFRRSYVLWQEYVAPLIALEFVSGDGSEERDTTPPSAIIDSDRKPGKFWVYEQAIRIPYYGIYEVTKASVELYELVAGHYQRVPANDRGHYPIPPMRVELGIWQGVYEGMALPWLRWWDEAGNLLLTGEERAEQERQRAEQERQRAEQERQRAEQERQRADRLAAQLRELGIDPDTLG, from the coding sequence TTGGTTGTTGATATTTGGTGGGCGATCGTGACAATTTCCGTGATTAAGACCCCTGAGCGAACGTTAGCCCTGCCCGATCACACGCAACTGCCGGACTCGGACGGGACCTTTGTGAAAAATTTTCAGGAACATCCCCAAAGCATTATCCTCACCAGTTCCATCCTGCCGGTCCTCAATGAAATTCATCCCGACCAGCAGTTTTGCATTGGCCAGGATTGCGGCATCTATTGGCGCCTAACCGATCCTCCCCAAAAGGGGGCTGAGTGCCCCGATTGGTTTTACGTGCCGAACGTTCCCCCGATGCTTAACGGTCAGTTCCGCCGCTCCTATGTGCTTTGGCAGGAATATGTTGCGCCGCTGATTGCCCTGGAATTTGTATCGGGGGATGGCAGTGAGGAACGGGATACTACGCCCCCTTCGGCAATTATCGATAGCGATCGCAAGCCGGGTAAGTTTTGGGTGTATGAGCAGGCGATTCGGATTCCCTACTACGGCATTTATGAAGTGACCAAGGCCAGTGTGGAACTTTATGAGTTAGTGGCGGGGCACTATCAACGGGTGCCAGCCAACGATCGGGGTCATTACCCGATTCCACCGATGCGGGTTGAGCTAGGGATTTGGCAGGGGGTCTACGAGGGCATGGCGTTACCGTGGCTACGCTGGTGGGATGAAGCGGGGAATTTACTGCTGACAGGGGAAGAGCGGGCCGAGCAGGAACGCCAACGGGCCGAGCAGGAACGCCAACGCGCTGAACAGGAACGCCAACGGGCCGAACAGGAACGCCAACGCGCCGATCGCCTAGCGGCTCAACTACGGGAATTGGGAATCGACCCAGATACCTTGGGTTGA
- the ilvC gene encoding ketol-acid reductoisomerase: protein MARMYYDTDANLDLLNGKTIAIIGYGSQGHAHALNLKDSGCNVIVGLYAGSRSAAKAEAAGLKVYSVADAAKAADLMMILMPDEVQKTVYKTEIEPYLSAGKTLAFAHGFNIHFGQIVPPPEVDVIMVAPKGPGHLVRRTYEQGEGVPCLFAVYQDASGQARDRAMAYAKGIGGTRAGILETSFREETETDLFGEQVVLCGGLSALIKAGFETLVNAGYQPELAYFECLHEVKLIVDLIVEGGLAKMRDSISNTAEYGDYTRGPRIVTDETRAEMRKILSEIQSGQFAREFVLENQAGKPGFTAMRRQEAEHPIEEVGKDLRAMFSWLRKG from the coding sequence ATGGCCCGTATGTACTATGACACCGATGCGAACCTAGACCTACTCAACGGCAAAACGATCGCCATCATCGGCTATGGTTCCCAAGGACATGCCCATGCCCTCAACCTCAAGGATAGTGGCTGTAACGTCATCGTCGGTCTATACGCGGGCAGTCGCTCAGCCGCCAAGGCCGAAGCCGCTGGCCTCAAGGTTTACAGCGTCGCCGACGCCGCCAAAGCCGCCGACCTAATGATGATCCTGATGCCGGACGAGGTCCAGAAAACGGTTTACAAGACGGAAATTGAACCCTACCTGAGTGCTGGGAAGACCCTTGCCTTTGCTCATGGTTTTAATATTCACTTTGGCCAAATCGTGCCCCCTCCAGAGGTAGATGTGATCATGGTCGCACCCAAGGGACCCGGCCATCTCGTGCGCCGCACCTATGAACAAGGGGAAGGTGTCCCCTGTCTGTTTGCCGTGTACCAGGATGCTTCTGGACAAGCCCGCGATCGGGCAATGGCCTATGCCAAAGGGATCGGTGGCACCCGTGCCGGCATCTTAGAAACCAGCTTCCGCGAAGAAACCGAAACCGACCTGTTTGGCGAACAAGTCGTCCTCTGTGGGGGATTGAGCGCCTTGATTAAGGCTGGCTTTGAAACCCTGGTCAACGCGGGTTACCAGCCGGAGTTGGCCTACTTTGAATGCCTCCATGAAGTCAAGCTGATTGTGGACCTGATTGTCGAAGGGGGTCTAGCGAAAATGCGCGACAGTATCTCCAACACCGCAGAATATGGCGACTACACCCGCGGCCCCCGCATTGTTACTGACGAAACCCGTGCCGAGATGCGTAAGATCCTCAGTGAAATCCAATCCGGTCAATTTGCCCGTGAGTTTGTTCTGGAAAACCAAGCCGGTAAGCCCGGTTTCACCGCCATGCGTCGCCAGGAAGCCGAACACCCGATCGAAGAAGTGGGTAAGGATCTGCGCGCTATGTTTAGCTGGTTGAGGAAGGGATAA
- a CDS encoding serine hydrolase: protein MLSVATYPAQTVDPLTECCEAIAALLCQIEIRLDQDLRQAIPVAQLQQQYCQTYGISGRQFQALYTTLQQKYDRARHQHQRAHQHLKQQIQALERSIAQQQSRLPAPQRGQPRLSFAQRALVHQLYQQRRQLRELKHTLQTPPPLTLGVPQALPIVLEASYQPPAFAANPTAPIAHLRQWLVYLHVPSFLHSRFGPYLAVSDLQFPQGERAVLAQLRCRQPLEFRCVYQAHRWQVLCLVPTVGGSTAQWVAPSSTAQRWQRLSGILLNLLVLAIGVRIGLAFTGIPLQLLSLGSSLASERLDPEGIAQQRWERAQELAAQAAAIAASGDRSPETLKIVHRLRQQAVEALQKIPAKTTVEPLAAAALPPYQQALATAKQELDVAQSAFLQQIAQSLAAPEQVMISVCHLAGECRHFQGDRPPASPASLIKLPVAIALMHKVKTERINLKTVVEVSDGNYTEEGSAIRVDRKYTLEQLLKVMIDHSSNIATNQLIDYLGRDYINQVLRHQGYRVTQVHSKLVGQKTYPSNTGKQPNRITANELTHMMCQIYNRKYPGSDLLIKALQDQHDRVLGYAALQGSGAIWMGEKTGQNSRMLGTTLAMKIKGEIYVMTLMLNASSDEVAIRRGVRAVADHLINEGL, encoded by the coding sequence ATGCTTAGCGTTGCAACCTATCCTGCTCAGACGGTTGATCCTCTCACAGAGTGTTGCGAAGCGATCGCGGCCCTACTCTGTCAAATTGAAATACGTCTTGATCAAGATTTAAGACAAGCCATCCCGGTTGCCCAATTACAGCAGCAGTATTGCCAAACCTATGGGATTAGTGGGCGGCAATTTCAGGCGTTGTATACCACCCTGCAACAAAAATACGATCGGGCACGGCACCAGCACCAACGCGCTCATCAACACCTCAAACAGCAAATTCAGGCATTAGAACGATCCATTGCCCAACAGCAATCCCGTTTGCCTGCCCCGCAGCGAGGGCAGCCGCGCCTGTCCTTTGCCCAGCGGGCCTTAGTCCATCAACTCTATCAACAACGCCGCCAACTTCGCGAACTAAAACATACCTTGCAAACCCCGCCACCTTTAACGTTGGGGGTTCCCCAAGCCTTACCGATCGTCTTGGAGGCGTCCTATCAGCCACCTGCTTTTGCCGCTAACCCGACAGCCCCAATAGCCCACCTACGCCAATGGTTGGTCTACCTCCATGTTCCCAGCTTTTTACACTCCCGGTTTGGTCCCTATTTAGCCGTTTCCGACCTCCAGTTTCCCCAAGGGGAACGGGCTGTGTTAGCCCAACTGCGATGCCGACAACCCTTGGAATTTCGCTGTGTTTATCAAGCACACCGTTGGCAGGTCCTTTGCCTGGTGCCGACTGTCGGAGGGAGCACTGCCCAATGGGTGGCCCCTTCCTCAACTGCCCAGCGATGGCAGCGCTTAAGTGGCATCTTATTAAATCTACTGGTCTTAGCGATCGGGGTACGGATAGGTCTGGCCTTTACAGGGATACCCTTGCAGTTGTTGTCGCTTGGCTCTTCCCTGGCCAGCGAACGCTTAGATCCCGAAGGGATAGCTCAACAGCGTTGGGAACGTGCCCAGGAGCTGGCGGCTCAGGCCGCTGCGATCGCGGCGAGTGGGGATCGATCGCCAGAAACCTTAAAAATCGTCCATCGCCTGCGTCAACAAGCGGTAGAAGCCCTACAAAAAATTCCGGCGAAAACGACGGTTGAACCACTAGCCGCTGCTGCCCTCCCCCCCTATCAGCAAGCCCTGGCCACAGCGAAACAAGAACTTGATGTAGCCCAATCCGCCTTTTTGCAACAAATTGCCCAAAGCCTGGCAGCTCCGGAGCAGGTGATGATTTCAGTGTGCCATCTAGCAGGGGAGTGTCGGCATTTCCAGGGCGATCGGCCCCCGGCCAGTCCAGCCAGTTTAATTAAGCTACCTGTCGCCATCGCTCTGATGCATAAAGTTAAAACCGAACGCATCAATCTGAAAACGGTTGTTGAGGTATCGGATGGTAACTATACCGAAGAAGGATCAGCGATTCGGGTCGATCGCAAATACACCTTGGAGCAACTGCTCAAGGTCATGATTGATCATAGCAGTAATATTGCCACTAACCAGCTAATCGATTATCTAGGTCGTGATTACATTAATCAGGTACTTCGTCATCAGGGTTATCGCGTTACCCAGGTTCACTCAAAACTCGTTGGCCAAAAGACCTATCCCAGTAATACTGGGAAACAACCCAACCGCATTACAGCTAATGAACTCACCCACATGATGTGCCAGATTTATAACCGTAAATATCCTGGTTCTGATCTGTTGATCAAAGCTTTGCAAGATCAGCACGATCGTGTCCTTGGTTATGCAGCTCTCCAGGGGTCAGGGGCGATCTGGATGGGGGAAAAAACTGGCCAGAATTCACGGATGCTGGGCACCACGTTGGCCATGAAAATCAAGGGAGAAATTTATGTAATGACCTTGATGTTAAATGCCAGTAGCGATGAAGTGGCGATTCGTCGGGGAGTACGGGCCGTGGCCGATCATTTAATCAATGAAGGATTGTAG
- a CDS encoding DUF4168 domain-containing protein yields MTHAAYRSSLHPEADCPSPHPGQWIDTGCSHSVCAGTSARLWCSRWRMPLARGLMLATLTTLGVLSGIAADWSNRTPRLLFETAAQAQSYSDADVANYARAFLAIEPLRQQAIREIGSSATGIVCSDSNSFDALPREHRVVAINYCNKSSEVVTTFFGSDPSGRQRFNEIYRRTRGNPPADPDLYQRVLRKICEFDPGKCNR; encoded by the coding sequence ATGACACATGCCGCTTATCGTAGCTCCCTGCATCCGGAGGCGGATTGTCCTTCGCCTCATCCCGGTCAGTGGATTGACACGGGATGTTCCCACAGCGTCTGCGCGGGAACATCCGCCAGGCTCTGGTGCTCTCGCTGGCGGATGCCCCTCGCCCGTGGGCTAATGTTGGCGACCCTCACCACCCTGGGAGTCCTATCGGGAATTGCCGCTGATTGGTCGAACCGAACCCCGCGACTCCTGTTTGAGACTGCGGCCCAGGCCCAGTCCTATAGTGATGCCGATGTGGCTAACTATGCCCGCGCGTTTCTGGCGATCGAACCCCTGCGTCAGCAGGCGATTCGGGAGATTGGCTCCAGTGCCACAGGGATTGTTTGCTCCGACAGCAATAGCTTCGACGCCTTGCCGCGCGAACACCGGGTGGTGGCCATCAATTACTGTAATAAGTCGAGTGAGGTTGTAACCACGTTCTTCGGTTCTGATCCGAGTGGCCGTCAGCGGTTTAACGAGATCTACCGGCGCACCCGTGGTAATCCACCCGCCGATCCAGACCTGTATCAACGGGTTTTGCGTAAGATCTGCGAATTTGACCCTGGGAAGTGCAATCGTTAA
- the ureE gene encoding urease accessory protein UreE: MLVLTHHLPAGGHLPSVPQQPLILALTAEERTRSRHRFTTEDGTIVYLRLPRGTVLQHGDWLWPEAMTPELMTMGEDTPAVQYVQVRAKPEPVLTVTASTPLALLQAAYHLGNRHVPLEITPDYLRLAPDPVLQTMLVQLGVSVLSEVAPFTPILGAYHHSHHRPAQHHDPATP, translated from the coding sequence ATGCTGGTTCTCACCCACCATTTACCAGCGGGGGGGCACTTGCCCAGCGTACCCCAACAGCCCCTAATCCTCGCCCTCACAGCGGAGGAGCGCACCCGCAGCCGCCACCGCTTTACCACGGAGGACGGCACGATCGTGTATCTGCGGCTGCCTAGGGGAACGGTTTTGCAACATGGGGATTGGCTCTGGCCTGAAGCGATGACCCCAGAATTGATGACGATGGGTGAGGATACGCCAGCCGTTCAGTATGTTCAGGTGAGGGCCAAGCCAGAGCCGGTCCTGACCGTGACCGCCAGTACCCCCCTCGCCCTGCTACAGGCGGCCTACCATTTAGGCAATCGCCATGTCCCCCTTGAAATCACCCCCGACTATCTGCGGCTGGCCCCGGATCCGGTTTTGCAGACGATGCTGGTTCAACTGGGGGTCAGTGTCCTATCAGAAGTGGCGCCCTTTACCCCCATCTTGGGCGCTTATCATCACAGCCATCACCGCCCTGCCCAGCATCACGACCCAGCTACCCCTTGA
- the menA gene encoding 2-carboxy-1,4-naphthoquinone phytyltransferase, with translation MTTPFAQRFRRRIVPDSPVRSPQADRLTTPEASRRQLWLAAIKPPMYSVAVVPIMVGTAIAFWQSQQFQMGIFITCLLAAIFIVAWLNLSNDVFDSETGIDVNKAHSVVNLTGNKSLVFGVANGCLVAGFLGLGTVVWQQQDWTILTLIAIACALGYSYQGPPFRLGYQGWGEWICLITFGPLAVSAAYYSQTQTWPSQLGQWLPLLTASLFVGIVTSLILFCSHFHQVEDDLAAGKRSPVARLGTQRSAQLLPWICGLSYGLIGLAVVAQLLPGWTLLTGLSVPIARHLCQHVGQYHDQPEQVKDCKFIAVSLHFWSGVCLSLGLILPHLPPLLQRVG, from the coding sequence ATGACTACCCCGTTCGCGCAGCGTTTCCGCCGGAGAATCGTTCCTGATTCCCCTGTGCGATCGCCCCAAGCCGATCGCCTCACAACGCCAGAGGCCTCTCGCCGCCAACTATGGCTGGCGGCCATTAAGCCCCCTATGTATAGTGTGGCTGTTGTGCCGATTATGGTGGGTACGGCGATCGCCTTTTGGCAATCTCAGCAGTTCCAGATGGGCATCTTTATCACCTGTTTGCTTGCCGCCATTTTCATTGTGGCTTGGCTCAACCTCAGTAATGATGTCTTTGACTCGGAAACGGGCATTGATGTCAACAAAGCCCACTCGGTTGTGAACTTAACGGGCAATAAGTCCCTGGTATTTGGGGTGGCCAATGGATGTCTGGTCGCGGGTTTTTTAGGCCTAGGGACGGTGGTGTGGCAACAACAGGATTGGACAATCCTGACCCTGATTGCGATCGCCTGTGCCCTTGGCTATAGCTACCAGGGGCCGCCGTTTCGACTGGGGTACCAGGGATGGGGTGAGTGGATTTGTCTGATCACCTTTGGCCCCTTAGCGGTTTCCGCTGCCTACTACAGTCAGACCCAAACTTGGCCATCCCAACTGGGGCAGTGGCTCCCCCTGCTGACGGCCTCTCTCTTTGTTGGCATCGTGACCAGTTTGATTCTATTTTGCTCCCATTTTCACCAGGTTGAGGATGATCTGGCTGCCGGTAAGCGATCGCCAGTGGCACGGCTGGGAACCCAGCGATCGGCCCAGTTGTTACCCTGGATTTGCGGCCTGAGCTATGGTCTGATCGGTTTAGCCGTCGTGGCTCAGCTTCTCCCTGGGTGGACCCTACTCACTGGCCTCAGTGTGCCGATCGCCCGCCACCTGTGTCAACACGTGGGTCAATATCACGATCAACCCGAACAGGTTAAAGACTGCAAATTTATTGCGGTTAGCCTCCATTTCTGGAGTGGGGTCTGTCTGAGCCTTGGCTTAATCCTCCCCCATCTGCCCCCCCTATTGCAGCGGGTTGGCTAG
- a CDS encoding DUF3120 domain-containing protein gives MISRPLAQAVALRIQQVGERTLPTLASPALLAFMAAIFLVSVPVFVQAPLVRGWPWLSLGVTGLWWWLSRWLLARPATHHWGDLLWGFSWTWLAGSLYWGWLRWEPVWHLPLEAIALPLVLVCLLRQRLMMGSFFYSGSLLGTAMTDMYFYLVDLLPDWRRLMQVEPNLAFSVLQQAVTKVQTPWGYSWAALLGSTLAVIGLMALCQRQLPWRVFSGAVLGTILVDGLFWLLATIGQ, from the coding sequence TTGATTTCAAGACCCCTTGCCCAGGCTGTTGCCCTGCGGATTCAGCAGGTGGGGGAGCGAACCCTACCCACGTTGGCTAGCCCCGCGTTGCTGGCCTTTATGGCTGCCATTTTTTTAGTGTCCGTGCCTGTCTTTGTCCAGGCTCCCCTTGTGCGGGGTTGGCCGTGGCTAAGTTTAGGGGTGACGGGTTTGTGGTGGTGGCTCAGTCGGTGGTTGCTGGCTCGTCCGGCGACCCATCACTGGGGGGATCTTCTGTGGGGGTTTAGCTGGACGTGGTTGGCCGGTTCCCTCTACTGGGGGTGGTTACGCTGGGAGCCGGTGTGGCATTTGCCCCTCGAAGCGATCGCACTGCCACTGGTTCTGGTGTGCCTGTTGCGCCAGCGTTTAATGATGGGCAGTTTTTTCTACAGCGGCTCCCTTCTGGGAACAGCGATGACAGATATGTACTTTTATCTCGTCGATTTGCTTCCGGATTGGCGGCGATTGATGCAGGTGGAACCCAACCTTGCCTTCTCAGTTTTGCAACAAGCTGTTACAAAAGTCCAAACCCCCTGGGGGTATAGTTGGGCAGCCCTCTTAGGGAGCACACTAGCAGTGATTGGGTTGATGGCCCTTTGCCAGCGTCAGTTGCCTTGGCGCGTCTTTAGTGGTGCCGTTCTGGGTACGATTTTGGTCGATGGGTTATTCTGGCTATTGGCGACGATCGGCCAGTAA